Proteins encoded by one window of Pecten maximus chromosome 15, xPecMax1.1, whole genome shotgun sequence:
- the LOC117343405 gene encoding agglutinin-like protein 5 yields the protein MEETNSKRKSKSGVPELHEGNRRGPSLPAKMKTSMYAETAADSYRSVHNPTAADSYISGHNPTAADSYRSSHNHTASDSYRLDHNPTAADSYRSGHNPTASDSYRSGHNTTAADSYRSGHNPTASDSYRSGHNPTAADSYTSGHNPAAADSYTSGHNPTAADSYTLGHNPTATDSYRSGHNPAAADSYRTGHNLAAADSYRLGHNPAAADSYRTGHNPTAADSYRSSHNPTAADLIQIRSGHNPEAADSYRSGHNPTAADSYRSGHNPEAADSYRSGHNPTATDSYRSGHNPTASDSYRSGHNPTAADSYISGHNPTAVDLYRLGHNPTAADSYRRGHNPTAADSYRSVHNPTAVDSYRSGHKPTAADSYRSGHNPTAADSYTSGHNPAAVDSYRSGHKPTAADSYRSGHNPTAADSYRSVHNPTAADSYISGHNPTASDSYRSGHNPTAADSYRSVHNPTAADSYISGHNPTAADSYRSGHNPTAVNSYRSGHNPTASDLF from the exons ATGGAGGAAACCAATTCTAAAAGAAAATCAAAGAGTGGAGTACCAGAACTTCATGAAGGAAATAGGAGGGGACCTTCATTGCCAGCAAAGATGAAGACAAG CATGTATGCAGAGACTG CTGCCGACTCATACAGATCAGTTCACAATCCCACAGCTGCCGACTCATACATATCAGGTCACAATCCCACAGCTGCCGACTCATACAGATCAAGTCACAATCACACGGCTTCCGACTCATACAGATTAGATCACAATCCCACAGCTGCCGACTCATACAGATCAGGTCACAATCCCACAGCTTCCGACTCATACAGATCAGGTCACAATACCACAGCTGCCGACTCATACAGATCAGGTCACAATCCCACAGCTTCCGACTCATACAGATCAGGTCACAATCCCACAGCTGCCGACTCATACACATCAGGTCACAACCCCGCAGCTGCCGACTCATACACATCAGGTCACAATCCCACAGCTGCCGACTCATACACATTAGGTCACAATCCCACAGCTACCGACTCATATAGATCAGGTCACAATCCCGCAGCTGCCGACTCATATAGAACAGGTCACAATCTCGCAGCTGCCGACTCATACAGATTAGGTCACAACCCCGCAGCTGCCGACTCATATAGAACAGGTCACAATCCCACAGCTGCCGACTCATACAGATCAAGTCACAATCCCACAGCTGCCGACCTCATACAGATCAG ATCAGGTCACAATCCCGAAGCTGCCGACTCATACAGATCAGGTCACAATCCCACAGCTGCCGACTCATACAGATCAGGTCACAATCCCGAAGCTGCCGACTCATACAGATCAGGTCACAATCCCACAGCTACCGACTCATACAGATCAGGTCACAATCCCACAGCTTCCGACTCATACAGATCAGGTCACAATCCCACAGCTGCCGACTCATATATATCAGGTCACAATCCCACAGCTGTCGACTTATATAGATTAGGTCACAATCCCACAGCTGCCGACTCATATAGAAGAGGTCACAATCCCACAGCTGCCGACTCATACAGATCAGTTCACAACCCCACAGCTGTCGACTCATACAGATCAGGTCACAAGCCCACAGCTGCCGACTCATACAGATCAGGTCACAATCCCACAGCTGCCGACTCATACACATCAGGTCACAATCCCGCAGCTGTCGACTCATACAGATCAGGTCACAAGCCCACAGCTGCCGACTCATACAGATCAGGTCACAATCCCACAGCTGCCGACTCATACAGATCAGTTCACAATCCCACAGCTGCCGACTCATATATATCAGGTCACAATCCCACAGCTTCCGACTCATACAGATCAGGTCACAACCCCACAGCTGCCGACTCATACAGATCAGTTCACAATCCCACAGCTGCCGACTCATATATATCAGGTCACAATCCCACAGCTGCCGACTCATACAGATCAGGTCACAATCCCACAGCTGTCAACTCATATAGATCAGGTCACAATCCCACAGCTTCCgacttattttga